Proteins found in one Hirundo rustica isolate bHirRus1 chromosome Z, bHirRus1.pri.v3, whole genome shotgun sequence genomic segment:
- the NUDT2 gene encoding bis(5'-nucleosyl)-tetraphosphatase [asymmetrical] isoform X2: MAVRACGLIIYRRLQPAPSSKVTDSIEYLLLQTSYGTHHWTPPKGHVDPGEDDLQTAFRETQEEAGLQASQLTLIEGYKKELHYPVRGKPKTVVYWLAEMKDCNTEIKLSEEHQAFQWLKLEDACKFAEYEDMQATLKEVHQFLCSRE; encoded by the exons ATGGCTGTGAGAGCCTGTGGCTTGATCATCTACAGGAGGCTGCAACCAGCACCGTCCTCTAAGGTCACTGACAGCATCGAGTACCTCCTGCTTCAGACATCCTACGGGACCCACCACTGGACCCCACCCAAAG GCCATGTGGACCCAGGGGAGGATGACCTGCAGACAGCCTTCCGGGAAACACAGGAGGAGGCTGGTCTGCAGGCCAGCCAGCTCACCCTCATCGAGGGCTACAAGAAAGAGCTGCACTACCCTGTCCGTGGCAAGCCTAAGACCGTCGTGTACTGGCTGGCAGAAATGAAGGACtgcaacacagaaattaaactgtCAGAGGAGCACCAAGCTTTCCAGTGGCTGAAGCTGGAGGATGCCTGCAAATTTGCGGAATATGAGGATATGCAAGCAACGCTGAAAGAAGTGCATCAGtttctctgctccagagaaTAA
- the NUDT2 gene encoding bis(5'-nucleosyl)-tetraphosphatase [asymmetrical] isoform X1, translating to MMCWFPAHCRARKQSSWCGWQRGMAVRACGLIIYRRLQPAPSSKVTDSIEYLLLQTSYGTHHWTPPKGHVDPGEDDLQTAFRETQEEAGLQASQLTLIEGYKKELHYPVRGKPKTVVYWLAEMKDCNTEIKLSEEHQAFQWLKLEDACKFAEYEDMQATLKEVHQFLCSRE from the exons ATGATGTGTTGGTTCCCCGCCCACTGCCGGGCCCGAAAGCAGAG CTCCTGGTGTGGTTGGCAGAGGGGAATGGCTGTGAGAGCCTGTGGCTTGATCATCTACAGGAGGCTGCAACCAGCACCGTCCTCTAAGGTCACTGACAGCATCGAGTACCTCCTGCTTCAGACATCCTACGGGACCCACCACTGGACCCCACCCAAAG GCCATGTGGACCCAGGGGAGGATGACCTGCAGACAGCCTTCCGGGAAACACAGGAGGAGGCTGGTCTGCAGGCCAGCCAGCTCACCCTCATCGAGGGCTACAAGAAAGAGCTGCACTACCCTGTCCGTGGCAAGCCTAAGACCGTCGTGTACTGGCTGGCAGAAATGAAGGACtgcaacacagaaattaaactgtCAGAGGAGCACCAAGCTTTCCAGTGGCTGAAGCTGGAGGATGCCTGCAAATTTGCGGAATATGAGGATATGCAAGCAACGCTGAAAGAAGTGCATCAGtttctctgctccagagaaTAA
- the LOC120765750 gene encoding uncharacterized protein LOC120765750 isoform X1 has product MELFRLSLGCICLLPWLEVAEGQGFLIRNTWLEKCIRASHETNSISLASCKEHSQQQWWGWDPDTGTIISLHTKRCLSAHGMREYALVKLEACGDWEHQAWSCSKKGHLTLQSLGFHLSTKEGGHKVFVSRQKDKFGRWKTLADETICAAARTAAQRPSKPTQQALDTRVWIYETKTIDSSKIDAVDRESSLSLTDPPPANKFNSTVSPVKTKQAQLPANEDPPHNHSKKHGNRGKNTGARLAGTNWKTAMLVLSPLAFILGLIILTLNVHYNKKKKILSALKSSPADSSRADLREPTPLRRGPQPYLPPSCSPSLRRGEILIEWKDGTVTPLFDNINYQVE; this is encoded by the exons ATGGAGCTTTTCAGGCTGAGCCTGGGCTGCATTTGCCTTCTTCCTTGGCTTGAGG TAGCAGAGGGACAAGGCTTCCTCATAAGAAACACTTGGCTGGAAAAGTGCATCCGTGCCTCCCATGAGACCAACAGCATCAGCCTGGCCAGCTGCAAGGAGCActcccagcagcagtggtgggGCTGGGACCCCGACACGGGCACCATCATCAGCCTGCACACGAAGCGGTGCCTGTCAGCCCACGGGATGCGCGAGTACGCTCTGGTCAAGCTGGAGGCCTGTGGAGACTGGGAACACCAGGCATGGTCCTGCAGCAAGAAGGGACACTTgactctgcagagcctgggcttCCACCTCAGTACCAAGGAGGGAGGCCACAAGGTCTTTGTCTCGAGGCAGAAAGACAAGTTCGGCAGGTGGAAGACACTGGCAGATGAAACCATCTGTGCTGCAGCCCGGACAGCAGCTCAGAGGCCCAGCAAACCAACACAACAAGCTCTAGACACACGTGTGTGGATCTATGAAA CTAAAACCATTGATTCATCAAAGATTGATGCTGTGGACAGAGAATCTTCCCTAAGCTTGACTGACCCCCCTCCGGCTAACAAATTCAACAGCACAGTGTCTCCGGTAAAGACCAaacaggcacagctcccagcaaaTGAAG ATCCACCCCACAACCACTCCAAGAAGCATGGAAATCGTGGGAAAAACACTGGGGCCAGGCTTGCAG GCACGAACTGGAAGACAGCCATGCTGGTCCTCAGCCCCTTGGCATTCATACTAGGATTAATAATACTGACACTCAATGTTCACTACAACAA gaaaaagaaaatcctctctGCTCTGAAGAGCTCTccagcagacagcagcagagctgatttAAGGGAGCCGACCCCCTTACGGAGAGGCCCCCAGCCATACCTTCCACCatcctgctccccttccctgaGGCGTGGAGAGATCCTCATTGAGTGGAAAGATGGGACTGTCACTCCTCTTTTTGATAACATCAATTACCAAGTGGAATAG
- the LOC120765750 gene encoding uncharacterized protein LOC120765750 isoform X2 — MELFRLSLGCICLLPWLEAEGQGFLIRNTWLEKCIRASHETNSISLASCKEHSQQQWWGWDPDTGTIISLHTKRCLSAHGMREYALVKLEACGDWEHQAWSCSKKGHLTLQSLGFHLSTKEGGHKVFVSRQKDKFGRWKTLADETICAAARTAAQRPSKPTQQALDTRVWIYETKTIDSSKIDAVDRESSLSLTDPPPANKFNSTVSPVKTKQAQLPANEDPPHNHSKKHGNRGKNTGARLAGTNWKTAMLVLSPLAFILGLIILTLNVHYNKKKKILSALKSSPADSSRADLREPTPLRRGPQPYLPPSCSPSLRRGEILIEWKDGTVTPLFDNINYQVE; from the exons ATGGAGCTTTTCAGGCTGAGCCTGGGCTGCATTTGCCTTCTTCCTTGGCTTGAGG CAGAGGGACAAGGCTTCCTCATAAGAAACACTTGGCTGGAAAAGTGCATCCGTGCCTCCCATGAGACCAACAGCATCAGCCTGGCCAGCTGCAAGGAGCActcccagcagcagtggtgggGCTGGGACCCCGACACGGGCACCATCATCAGCCTGCACACGAAGCGGTGCCTGTCAGCCCACGGGATGCGCGAGTACGCTCTGGTCAAGCTGGAGGCCTGTGGAGACTGGGAACACCAGGCATGGTCCTGCAGCAAGAAGGGACACTTgactctgcagagcctgggcttCCACCTCAGTACCAAGGAGGGAGGCCACAAGGTCTTTGTCTCGAGGCAGAAAGACAAGTTCGGCAGGTGGAAGACACTGGCAGATGAAACCATCTGTGCTGCAGCCCGGACAGCAGCTCAGAGGCCCAGCAAACCAACACAACAAGCTCTAGACACACGTGTGTGGATCTATGAAA CTAAAACCATTGATTCATCAAAGATTGATGCTGTGGACAGAGAATCTTCCCTAAGCTTGACTGACCCCCCTCCGGCTAACAAATTCAACAGCACAGTGTCTCCGGTAAAGACCAaacaggcacagctcccagcaaaTGAAG ATCCACCCCACAACCACTCCAAGAAGCATGGAAATCGTGGGAAAAACACTGGGGCCAGGCTTGCAG GCACGAACTGGAAGACAGCCATGCTGGTCCTCAGCCCCTTGGCATTCATACTAGGATTAATAATACTGACACTCAATGTTCACTACAACAA gaaaaagaaaatcctctctGCTCTGAAGAGCTCTccagcagacagcagcagagctgatttAAGGGAGCCGACCCCCTTACGGAGAGGCCCCCAGCCATACCTTCCACCatcctgctccccttccctgaGGCGTGGAGAGATCCTCATTGAGTGGAAAGATGGGACTGTCACTCCTCTTTTTGATAACATCAATTACCAAGTGGAATAG